A single window of uncultured Methanospirillum sp. DNA harbors:
- a CDS encoding threonine/serine exporter family protein: protein MNCTGDEVKEEYGSADLYLDLAVLLYEAGATVQRVGDSVRWLAGQLGDEKIHISVGYEVIELSVHHGDHTENRLYVLRDPVRVNVSVLHRISGILHQIPLYHKNITLIRDSLTAVKAMSPVYPVPVIIAGTGIACAAFGWLNHADIPALWVIFFSAVCALSIRFRFGKDLNNLYLSTLVTALSGGLCAAALAPFSQTQTPQVALISSVLFLIPGAMLINGGLDIIRDHTGCGIARLTSVFTQICIISGALLIPLGMMAPAIQIPSQVDIITFIPTMSLAAGIAACGFGILFNTPASVLAGCFVCSAVARFIRETGIYIGADPFFSLFIGMSVATVIAAGIGKYARVPEVLLSVIAGIPMVPGLAMIQGLQGLFTLAHGGTTQPDQILIYALQQMLFAGVAILALVGGIIFPIIIIARKKLRI, encoded by the coding sequence ATGAACTGCACAGGAGATGAGGTGAAAGAGGAGTACGGAAGTGCAGACCTCTATCTTGATCTTGCGGTTCTCCTCTATGAGGCTGGTGCAACAGTACAGCGGGTAGGGGATTCTGTCCGGTGGCTTGCAGGCCAGCTCGGAGATGAGAAGATACATATATCAGTCGGGTATGAGGTCATAGAACTGAGTGTTCATCATGGGGATCATACTGAAAACCGCCTCTATGTGCTGCGTGATCCGGTTAGGGTAAATGTATCCGTATTGCATCGGATCAGTGGTATTCTCCATCAAATCCCGTTATATCACAAGAATATTACATTGATAAGGGATTCCCTGACTGCTGTCAAAGCAATGTCTCCTGTCTATCCGGTCCCGGTGATTATAGCAGGTACCGGGATTGCCTGTGCTGCCTTCGGGTGGCTCAACCATGCTGATATCCCTGCACTCTGGGTGATCTTCTTCTCGGCAGTCTGTGCTCTTTCAATCAGATTCAGGTTTGGAAAAGATCTGAACAACCTCTATCTTTCAACACTTGTGACTGCTCTGTCAGGTGGGCTTTGTGCGGCAGCACTTGCCCCGTTTTCGCAGACACAAACACCTCAGGTTGCCCTGATCTCAAGTGTCCTCTTTCTCATCCCGGGAGCCATGCTGATCAACGGAGGCCTGGATATCATCAGGGATCACACCGGCTGCGGAATTGCCAGGCTCACCTCTGTATTCACCCAGATCTGCATCATATCAGGTGCACTGCTCATCCCTCTCGGCATGATGGCCCCTGCGATCCAGATTCCCTCTCAGGTTGATATTATTACATTCATTCCAACCATGAGTCTTGCAGCCGGTATTGCTGCGTGCGGGTTTGGGATTCTCTTCAATACTCCCGCATCAGTTCTGGCAGGATGTTTTGTCTGCAGTGCAGTTGCCAGGTTTATCAGGGAGACCGGAATCTACATCGGGGCTGACCCGTTCTTCTCCCTCTTTATCGGCATGAGCGTTGCAACAGTGATTGCTGCAGGCATAGGCAAGTATGCCCGTGTTCCCGAAGTCCTCCTCTCGGTAATCGCAGGAATTCCTATGGTTCCCGGCCTGGCAATGATCCAGGGGTTGCAGGGATTGTTTACTCTTGCTCATGGAGGGACAACCCAGCCTGATCAGATCCTGATCTACGCACTTCAACAGATGCTCTTTGCAGGAGTTGCGATACTCGCACTCGTTGGTGGGATCATCTTCCCGATCATCATCATAGCAAGGAAAAAGTTGCGGATTTGA
- a CDS encoding DUF3795 domain-containing protein, whose translation MEEQNQHGFQEEKSEDIRACCGFHCSQCPAYVENIRSETDQSRVSEAWKKIYGLEIPAEAIRCDGCQKPDNENPHRIGGACEMRTCVQKKKISHCGNCEEFPCDLIERHLESVESVAPGCVSTLTPDEFKDFVEPYLCREYLKTGTNQ comes from the coding sequence ATGGAAGAGCAGAACCAGCATGGTTTCCAGGAGGAAAAATCAGAAGACATTCGAGCCTGTTGTGGATTTCATTGTTCACAGTGTCCGGCTTATGTTGAAAATATCAGGAGCGAGACAGACCAAAGTCGGGTATCTGAAGCCTGGAAGAAGATATACGGGCTTGAGATTCCTGCTGAAGCGATCAGGTGCGACGGCTGCCAGAAGCCTGACAACGAAAACCCACACAGGATCGGGGGAGCCTGCGAGATGAGGACCTGTGTTCAAAAGAAAAAAATCTCCCACTGCGGGAACTGCGAGGAGTTTCCCTGTGATCTTATTGAACGGCATCTGGAATCAGTTGAGTCTGTTGCTCCCGGTTGTGTGAGCACACTAACTCCTGATGAGTTCAAGGATTTTGTTGAACCATACCTGTGCAGGGAGTATCTGAAGACAGGCACAAATCAGTGA
- a CDS encoding class I SAM-dependent methyltransferase, producing the protein MNISNLLSLTCAPELYEPGTHLMWDDHYISEQLLRIHLDQSTDAASRRITTVTKTIRWIESHLEKSSMILDLGCGPGLYDELLTELGHTVTGVDYSHRSIEYAKSQAAEKGLEITYLHQDYLNMTLDNRFDLVIMIYCDFSVLIPGNRDRLLHHIVNLLNPGGLFIFDILNEHAPEIMNIGKKDWDVSEQGFWRPYPYLALSQSFHYPDQHVILEQHAVCSDQSCPEIYRFWNHYYQTEEMKSILKTAGFSEVRTSDQVLPDDSAGQNKMVTFYTAQKSDTRNLY; encoded by the coding sequence ATGAATATTTCCAACCTCCTTAGCCTGACATGTGCCCCTGAACTCTACGAGCCGGGAACACACCTGATGTGGGATGACCACTACATATCAGAACAACTGCTCCGGATTCATCTGGATCAGAGTACCGACGCAGCAAGCAGGAGAATTACTACAGTTACAAAAACTATACGGTGGATAGAATCTCATCTGGAGAAATCTTCCATGATTCTTGATCTTGGATGCGGGCCAGGATTGTATGACGAGCTCTTAACTGAGCTTGGCCATACGGTAACAGGAGTGGATTATTCTCATCGGTCGATTGAGTATGCGAAATCGCAGGCTGCAGAGAAAGGACTTGAGATCACATACCTGCATCAGGATTACCTGAATATGACCCTAGATAACCGTTTCGATCTTGTGATCATGATTTATTGTGACTTCTCTGTGCTGATTCCCGGGAACCGGGATCGGTTGCTCCACCACATTGTAAACCTGCTCAATCCGGGTGGTCTCTTTATTTTCGATATCCTGAATGAGCATGCTCCGGAGATTATGAATATTGGCAAAAAAGACTGGGATGTGTCAGAGCAGGGATTCTGGAGGCCATATCCGTATCTCGCCCTTTCACAGTCATTTCATTATCCCGACCAGCATGTGATTCTTGAGCAGCATGCCGTCTGTTCTGATCAGAGTTGCCCCGAAATATACAGATTCTGGAATCATTACTACCAGACAGAGGAGATGAAATCAATTCTGAAAACGGCTGGTTTTTCAGAGGTCCGGACTTCAGACCAGGTACTTCCTGATGATTCAGCAGGCCAGAACAAAATGGTAACTTTTTACACAGCTCAGAAGAGTGACACCAGGAACCTTTATTAG
- a CDS encoding winged helix-turn-helix domain-containing protein, whose protein sequence is MRKDEIEERIIEIEKNLRDLGTAQREQGEMILSELRSFQRLFVEEQIETMRRQVVTSHQNMILQFVISTIRREFDSVCPNPCSLYDRGACIDFFISRLRESGERMDPDEADEFLSSQIKQDQDLVMKYPELGREPCLACYNIYATERDHLMQAIGELSSVRSTLRNRNQISLIRDLPEDEVLATIIDPLSHPTRFSMIKALSTGTMSYTDLSTLTGYKGGHLLFHVTRLIEAGLVAKDESSGQYLITEKGRGLMHLIRKIYSGM, encoded by the coding sequence ATGCGGAAAGATGAGATAGAAGAGCGAATTATTGAGATCGAAAAAAACCTCCGGGATCTTGGTACTGCCCAGCGGGAGCAGGGAGAGATGATCCTCTCTGAGTTGCGGTCTTTTCAGCGCCTCTTTGTGGAAGAACAGATAGAAACAATGCGAAGGCAGGTCGTAACCAGTCATCAGAATATGATTCTGCAGTTTGTGATCAGCACGATCAGGCGTGAGTTTGATTCAGTCTGTCCTAATCCATGTTCGCTGTACGATAGAGGAGCATGTATAGACTTTTTTATCAGTCGTCTCCGGGAATCAGGAGAGAGGATGGATCCCGATGAAGCAGATGAATTCTTATCGAGCCAGATAAAGCAGGATCAGGATCTCGTAATGAAATACCCTGAACTTGGCAGGGAGCCCTGCCTTGCCTGTTACAACATATATGCAACAGAACGCGATCATCTGATGCAGGCGATAGGGGAGTTATCTTCTGTACGATCAACACTCCGGAACCGGAATCAGATCTCGCTCATCAGGGATCTTCCTGAAGATGAGGTACTGGCGACAATCATCGACCCCCTCTCCCATCCGACACGATTCAGTATGATCAAAGCCCTCTCCACGGGTACTATGAGTTATACAGACCTCAGCACGCTGACCGGGTACAAGGGGGGTCACCTTCTTTTTCATGTGACCCGCCTGATTGAAGCTGGTCTGGTGGCAAAAGACGAATCATCAGGGCAGTATCTGATTACAGAAAAAGGGAGAGGCCTGATGCATCTCATCAGAAAGATCTACTCAGGAATGTAG
- a CDS encoding MFS transporter: MTQKPGVKEGVSQLTRSPRVLVLILGVAGFISAADNWFVSPALPAIAEDLGISALSAGLILTAYLLPYGCMQPVFGLISDRIGKVRMLTWILAGFTIGSGACALAGTLQALVFWRAFTGFFAAGIIAISLACLGDAIPQEERQHYVGIFMGIVFLGQGLSVGIGGLLAELFSWRVPFILFSGIAVGTLLFIPKIPEPELSVSHRPVREELQDIFYHPASWILFPLAGASGFLLIGMYSYLGSFLHQVVGLGYMQIGAVVMFFGFSALLGGTQAGRIGRKIGSRWMIAGGGVLASGSVLLFAVFPGWETGLVASTGLGLGYICIQSTVATLVFDITPRSKGLPSALVGLGLFGGAGIGTACMGILIGLFGYSGSTMIYAAGVFGIILLAFAVPDLNSGENGASHDPSNRRDSSNSPNPRKLT, encoded by the coding sequence ATGACTCAGAAGCCGGGTGTGAAAGAGGGGGTCAGCCAATTAACCCGGTCACCCCGGGTTCTGGTGCTTATCCTCGGAGTCGCCGGGTTCATCTCTGCTGCTGATAACTGGTTCGTCTCCCCTGCACTTCCCGCCATTGCTGAAGATCTCGGGATCTCTGCTCTCTCTGCCGGGTTGATTCTGACAGCATACCTATTACCCTATGGATGTATGCAGCCCGTCTTCGGCTTGATCAGTGACCGGATCGGAAAAGTCAGGATGCTTACCTGGATCCTTGCAGGATTTACAATCGGTTCAGGTGCATGTGCCCTGGCGGGAACTCTTCAGGCTCTGGTATTCTGGAGGGCATTCACCGGTTTTTTTGCAGCAGGCATCATCGCCATTTCTCTTGCCTGCCTTGGTGATGCCATACCCCAGGAGGAGAGGCAGCATTACGTGGGAATATTCATGGGGATTGTTTTTCTCGGGCAGGGTCTCAGTGTCGGCATCGGCGGACTTCTCGCAGAGTTATTCTCATGGCGGGTGCCGTTCATACTCTTCTCCGGCATAGCCGTAGGAACTCTCCTGTTCATACCAAAGATTCCTGAACCTGAACTATCGGTATCTCACCGACCAGTGCGGGAAGAACTGCAGGATATATTCTACCATCCTGCGTCATGGATATTATTCCCACTCGCTGGTGCATCGGGTTTTCTCCTGATTGGCATGTACAGTTATCTTGGATCTTTCCTGCACCAGGTAGTCGGCCTCGGATACATGCAGATCGGAGCAGTTGTAATGTTCTTCGGATTTTCTGCTCTACTTGGAGGAACACAGGCAGGGAGAATTGGCAGAAAGATCGGTTCGCGATGGATGATTGCAGGTGGAGGCGTCCTTGCATCTGGATCGGTGCTCCTGTTCGCGGTGTTTCCCGGATGGGAGACCGGACTTGTGGCCTCGACAGGTCTTGGACTCGGATATATATGCATACAGTCAACCGTCGCAACTCTGGTCTTTGATATCACGCCCCGATCAAAAGGGCTTCCTTCTGCCCTTGTCGGACTCGGTCTCTTCGGGGGTGCAGGTATCGGAACTGCCTGCATGGGTATCCTTATCGGACTTTTCGGATATAGTGGATCAACAATGATCTATGCAGCAGGGGTTTTCGGAATTATTCTGCTTGCATTTGCAGTTCCAGACCTGAATTCGGGAGAAAATGGTGCATCACATGATCCGAGCAACAGGCGTGATTCTTCCAACAGTCCCAACCCGCGAAAATTGACGTGA